In the Candidatus Zixiibacteriota bacterium genome, one interval contains:
- a CDS encoding nucleotidyltransferase family protein — protein sequence MIPKSHKLHNRIPPQGYQDGPRIRGKKVNITGVILAAGTSSRMGSANKLLLKYREHTIIEETLVQMSNSRVDNILIVTGYESTQIEKLLSGRVNDRVRLIYNPNYLQGRAESIKIAICHIADEAGAALFMVADKPGVTSDLINRAIDQYKQILPAILYVDTPTGRGHPIVFSSALFNDLLSLEGDRVGNELVSRYEADVAKLMDQTQQIDIDDESDYLMALQYGADR from the coding sequence TTGATACCAAAAAGCCATAAACTGCACAACCGCATACCCCCACAAGGTTATCAGGATGGTCCGCGCATCAGGGGTAAGAAGGTGAATATCACCGGAGTGATTCTCGCCGCCGGGACTTCCTCGCGGATGGGTTCGGCTAATAAGCTTTTGTTGAAATACCGGGAGCACACGATTATTGAAGAGACCCTGGTGCAAATGTCGAATTCCAGGGTCGACAATATTCTCATTGTCACAGGATATGAGAGCACTCAGATCGAAAAACTGTTGTCTGGCAGAGTGAACGATAGAGTGAGGTTGATATACAATCCTAACTATCTTCAGGGCCGAGCAGAGTCAATCAAGATAGCTATCTGCCACATTGCGGACGAAGCCGGCGCTGCTCTGTTCATGGTGGCGGACAAACCGGGTGTCACCTCCGACTTGATAAACCGGGCTATTGATCAATACAAGCAAATTCTGCCGGCCATCCTCTACGTGGATACACCGACTGGCCGTGGTCACCCGATCGTGTTCTCGAGCGCTCTGTTCAATGACCTGCTCTCGCTGGAAGGTGATCGAGTAGGCAATGAACTTGTCAGCCGGTACGAAGCTGACGTTGCTAAGCTGATGGACCAGACACAACAGATTGACATTGACGATGAATCCGACTATCTTATGGCGCTGCAATATGGAGCTGACAGATAG
- a CDS encoding SDR family oxidoreductase gives MDLGLKGQRAIVTGGSVGIGTSIALELAREGCDVAINYRKHDTEAKKVAEQIVAMGRKGLAIQADVSNYDDAQNMVKTVTEEFGGLDIMICNAGINWDGVIWKMSEKQWDQVINVNLKGYFNYNKAAALIFKDQKSGRIINISSINGLRGKFAQTNYAASKGGEIAMSKSLAKELGKFNVTVNVVAPGMVMTDMAKNIPAEFLNMAIDETVLGRIAAPDDVAYLVTFLCSDKARHITGEIFKIDGGQYI, from the coding sequence ATGGATCTTGGTCTGAAAGGTCAACGTGCAATAGTTACCGGAGGTAGTGTAGGTATTGGAACATCTATCGCATTGGAACTGGCTCGCGAGGGATGCGATGTTGCCATCAACTACCGCAAGCATGACACGGAGGCAAAAAAGGTCGCTGAGCAGATTGTCGCTATGGGTAGGAAGGGATTGGCGATTCAGGCGGACGTGTCGAATTATGATGATGCGCAAAATATGGTGAAAACCGTCACGGAGGAATTTGGCGGACTTGACATCATGATTTGCAACGCTGGCATCAACTGGGACGGTGTGATCTGGAAGATGTCCGAGAAGCAATGGGATCAGGTTATTAATGTTAACCTCAAGGGGTATTTCAATTACAACAAAGCCGCCGCACTCATCTTCAAGGATCAGAAGAGCGGAAGAATCATTAATATCTCATCCATAAACGGCCTTCGCGGTAAGTTCGCCCAGACAAACTACGCGGCTTCCAAGGGTGGCGAAATCGCCATGAGCAAATCATTAGCCAAGGAACTGGGCAAGTTCAACGTCACCGTGAACGTTGTTGCCCCCGGCATGGTGATGACCGACATGGCCAAGAACATACCCGCTGAGTTTCTCAATATGGCCATCGATGAGACTGTTCTGGGGCGAATCGCTGCTCCGGATGACGTGGCCTATTTGGTTACATTTCTGTGTTCGGACAAGGCTCGCCACATAACCGGAGAAATCTTCAAGATCGACGGCGGTCAATACATTTAG
- a CDS encoding thiolase domain-containing protein produces MARVGIIGIGHGEFGRRSDATVQELAFEAYREAIHDAQVDPADIDGTVIGSVPEYHKQRSLPGVVQEYLGLNPKPTWLTEVACASGSAAIRTAWMGIGSGAHKMMAVIGCQKMTELATPEILALMGRVGEVQWESVFGTTFPAYYALFAQSHMHEFGTKREQLLQVAVKNHYYGARNPNALFQKEITIEKALASDPVSDPFQVYDCCANADGAACVILASEEIAKKAKGPVVWLDGMACSTASMSVLRRPNLTGLPSAEEASRIAYEMAGVGPKDIKVAEVHDCFTIAEIMAYEDLGFCERGAGGKFIEEKQSYIGGSTPVNVDGGLKSKGHPIGATGVSMTVEIAKQLRGEAGERQVPDADVGLTHNVGGIGQYCFVQVLRRD; encoded by the coding sequence ATGGCCCGAGTGGGAATAATAGGTATAGGACACGGAGAGTTTGGACGCAGAAGTGATGCCACCGTTCAGGAGTTGGCCTTCGAGGCATACCGCGAGGCAATCCATGATGCCCAGGTGGATCCAGCTGACATCGACGGTACGGTAATCGGCTCAGTCCCCGAGTACCACAAACAACGCTCATTGCCCGGAGTTGTACAAGAATACCTGGGATTGAACCCAAAACCAACCTGGTTAACGGAAGTGGCCTGTGCCTCCGGCAGTGCCGCTATACGCACCGCCTGGATGGGTATCGGGTCCGGAGCGCACAAGATGATGGCGGTCATTGGCTGTCAGAAGATGACGGAGCTGGCCACCCCTGAGATTCTGGCCCTAATGGGGCGGGTCGGTGAGGTGCAATGGGAGTCGGTGTTCGGCACCACCTTCCCCGCCTACTACGCGTTATTTGCCCAGAGCCACATGCACGAGTTCGGCACCAAGCGCGAACAACTGCTTCAGGTAGCGGTCAAGAATCACTACTACGGCGCACGGAATCCCAACGCACTCTTTCAGAAAGAAATCACGATTGAAAAGGCTCTGGCATCGGACCCGGTATCTGATCCTTTCCAGGTCTACGATTGCTGCGCCAATGCCGATGGGGCGGCCTGTGTGATCCTTGCCTCGGAAGAAATCGCCAAGAAAGCCAAAGGGCCGGTCGTTTGGCTGGACGGTATGGCCTGTTCGACGGCCAGCATGTCAGTACTCAGGCGACCCAATCTGACAGGACTTCCTAGCGCCGAGGAAGCGTCACGGATCGCTTATGAAATGGCCGGTGTCGGCCCCAAGGACATTAAGGTTGCTGAGGTTCATGATTGTTTTACCATAGCTGAGATCATGGCGTATGAGGACCTGGGCTTCTGCGAACGAGGGGCCGGAGGTAAGTTCATCGAAGAAAAACAGTCGTACATTGGCGGATCGACCCCGGTCAACGTCGACGGTGGGCTGAAATCCAAAGGCCATCCGATCGGAGCCACCGGAGTCTCGATGACGGTGGAGATCGCCAAGCAGCTAAGAGGAGAAGCGGGAGAACGCCAGGTGCCGGACGCCGATGTCGGACTCACGCACAATGTTGGTGGCATCGGACAATATTGCTTTGTCCAAGTCCTCAGGAGGGACTGA
- a CDS encoding Zn-ribbon domain-containing OB-fold protein — translation MFKWFGKVNFSPYTKVTDFADHLKDGHLMASKCKQCGQESFPPKADCSKCLSGEFEFTEYDGQATLLSFTKIHAAPTGFEDTVPYTVGVVDLKDGGRLLAWFGESIAESDIKIGMDLQVVPQIFEEIKDIKVYYSLEKPGTTWSKV, via the coding sequence ATGTTTAAATGGTTTGGAAAAGTAAATTTCTCGCCGTACACCAAAGTTACAGATTTCGCCGACCACCTCAAGGACGGTCACCTGATGGCATCCAAGTGCAAACAGTGTGGTCAAGAGTCATTCCCGCCTAAGGCTGATTGCAGCAAGTGTCTCTCTGGTGAATTCGAGTTCACGGAATACGACGGACAAGCGACACTTCTTAGTTTCACGAAGATTCATGCCGCCCCGACCGGATTCGAGGATACCGTTCCCTACACAGTCGGAGTTGTTGATCTCAAAGATGGCGGACGTTTGCTGGCCTGGTTTGGCGAATCGATTGCCGAGAGCGACATTAAAATTGGCATGGACCTTCAAGTGGTACCTCAGATTTTCGAGGAAATAAAAGACATCAAAGTTTACTACTCGTTGGAAAAACCGGGGACAACCTGGTCCAAAGTGTAG
- a CDS encoding enoyl-CoA hydratase/isomerase family protein, whose translation MSDKIQTQSLHDGQVMRLTLNAPKANILDAEMMTDLQQALDDLRQQPGVKLLQFTGAGKHFSFGASVPEHTCENAPAMLKQFHELFYTLADLAIPTAAIISGQCLGGGMELALMCNFMFADQTAKLGQPEIQLGVFAPPASLLLPMKLGQARADDILLSGRMISALEADESGLLTEVFDDHESLLAGIEVWIEEHILAKSASSLRYAVRAARLEFNRVIKEKLPEQERLYVDELMATHDANEGIASFLERRKPDWKNR comes from the coding sequence ATGAGTGACAAAATACAAACTCAATCGCTGCATGACGGCCAAGTCATGAGACTGACGCTAAACGCACCCAAGGCGAATATCCTGGATGCAGAGATGATGACCGATTTGCAGCAGGCGCTGGATGATTTGCGTCAGCAACCTGGTGTGAAGTTGTTGCAGTTCACGGGCGCAGGCAAACATTTCAGCTTTGGCGCCAGCGTACCGGAACACACCTGCGAGAATGCCCCGGCGATGTTGAAACAGTTCCACGAGCTGTTCTATACCTTGGCTGATCTTGCTATTCCAACCGCCGCGATAATCTCGGGCCAATGTCTGGGCGGCGGAATGGAACTGGCCCTTATGTGCAATTTCATGTTTGCCGATCAAACCGCCAAGTTGGGACAACCGGAAATCCAACTCGGTGTTTTTGCACCCCCGGCGTCATTGCTCCTGCCCATGAAACTAGGCCAGGCAAGAGCGGACGATATCCTGCTGTCCGGCAGAATGATTTCAGCCCTGGAGGCGGATGAATCCGGATTGCTGACAGAAGTATTTGATGATCACGAATCACTGCTGGCCGGGATTGAGGTTTGGATTGAGGAGCATATTCTCGCCAAGAGCGCCTCTTCCCTACGATATGCCGTGAGAGCCGCGCGCCTTGAGTTCAACCGGGTAATAAAAGAGAAGCTTCCCGAGCAGGAACGGCTCTATGTCGATGAGTTGATGGCCACGCACGACGCCAATGAAGGCATCGCGTCATTTCTTGAACGGCGTAAGCCGGATTGGAAGAACCGGTAG
- the oah gene encoding 6-oxocyclohex-1-ene-1-carbonyl-CoA hydratase codes for MGRDIVSHDLVEVDFTEIIYDLKPCLGQDGKEVDGLYNAWICLNNPQQYNSYTTAAVKEVILAFRKASNDRSVANVVFTAVGDKAFCTGGNTKEYAEYYSGRPLEYKQYMRLFNDMITSILMCDKPVICRVNGMRIAGGQEIGMACDFTVASDLAIFGQAGPRHGSAPDGGSTDFLHLFVGIERAMQSCTLCEMWSAYEAKNLGLITDAVPVLKLGENFVRNPMVITDRWLNDSGAIVYGRTKSGDDLKAGKGKLKEGAIDLTPLDDCVNDLCTKLLYLMPDCVNKTLNSLRKKKLEHWDKNQQSNRDWLGLNMMTEGKAGFRAFNEGPRGNREVDFIKLRKMLSEGHAWDDELLNAILPK; via the coding sequence ATGGGAAGAGATATTGTCAGTCATGATCTGGTAGAAGTAGACTTCACGGAAATTATCTATGATCTGAAACCATGTCTCGGCCAGGACGGCAAAGAAGTCGACGGTCTCTACAATGCCTGGATTTGTCTCAACAATCCACAGCAATATAATTCATATACGACGGCGGCGGTTAAGGAAGTGATCCTGGCTTTCAGGAAAGCATCCAATGATCGTTCGGTCGCAAATGTTGTGTTTACGGCGGTGGGCGACAAAGCTTTCTGCACGGGCGGCAATACTAAGGAATACGCCGAGTATTATTCCGGAAGGCCGCTTGAGTACAAGCAGTACATGCGGTTGTTCAACGACATGATTACCTCCATTCTCATGTGCGACAAGCCGGTCATCTGCCGCGTGAACGGAATGCGTATTGCAGGTGGGCAGGAAATTGGAATGGCTTGCGACTTTACCGTCGCCAGCGATCTGGCTATCTTCGGCCAGGCCGGTCCCAGGCACGGTAGTGCTCCCGACGGCGGCAGTACTGATTTTCTTCACCTGTTCGTGGGTATCGAACGGGCCATGCAAAGCTGTACGCTCTGTGAAATGTGGAGCGCCTACGAGGCTAAGAACCTCGGACTAATAACGGACGCAGTACCCGTGCTGAAGCTGGGCGAAAACTTCGTACGCAATCCAATGGTGATCACCGATCGCTGGCTCAATGATTCCGGGGCTATTGTCTATGGCAGAACCAAATCGGGCGATGACCTCAAAGCGGGCAAAGGAAAACTCAAAGAAGGTGCGATTGATCTTACGCCTCTGGATGATTGCGTGAACGACCTCTGTACCAAGCTGCTTTACCTGATGCCGGATTGTGTCAATAAGACCCTCAATAGTCTGAGAAAAAAGAAACTGGAACACTGGGACAAAAACCAACAGAGTAACCGTGACTGGCTCGGACTGAACATGATGACCGAAGGCAAGGCCGGCTTCAGGGCCTTTAACGAAGGACCCCGCGGCAACAGAGAAGTGGACTTCATTAAGCTGCGCAAAATGTTGTCTGAGGGACACGCGTGGGACGATGAACTCCTTAATGCGATTCTGCCGAAGTAA
- the had gene encoding 6-hydroxycyclohex-1-ene-1-carbonyl-CoA dehydrogenase: MKQMYAYQMTAKDAPFERVESPLPKAGEGEALVEVAGCGVCHTDLSFWHYGVPTKHALPLVLGHEISGTVLEGPSELIGKPVLIPAVLPCGECELCKNGRSNICQNQKMPGNDFDGGFASHVVVPARFLTVVPEAALAQASLAELSVIADAVSTPYQVIVKSDLKKDDFAVVIGVGGVGIYAAQLARILGAKVLALDIAQDKLDQLSEVGISNTLNIKGLDIRETKKAVKAGCKEMGASPFGWKIYEMSGTKAGQELAYALMGIAGTLSIVGFTLDKLEVRLSNLMAFDGQVIGTWGCKPELYTDVVSLTAEGKLKLKPFTETFPLSQINDIFARTLEGKMLKRSVLIPDSEGA; encoded by the coding sequence ATGAAACAGATGTATGCCTATCAAATGACTGCCAAGGATGCCCCGTTCGAGCGGGTCGAGTCGCCGTTGCCGAAAGCAGGCGAGGGCGAGGCTCTGGTCGAAGTTGCGGGTTGTGGAGTGTGCCACACGGATCTGAGTTTCTGGCATTATGGGGTACCCACCAAGCACGCGTTGCCGCTTGTGTTAGGCCATGAAATAAGCGGGACAGTCCTGGAAGGGCCGTCCGAACTTATCGGCAAGCCGGTCTTGATTCCGGCGGTGCTACCCTGCGGCGAATGCGAACTGTGTAAAAATGGAAGAAGCAACATCTGTCAGAATCAGAAGATGCCCGGCAATGATTTCGATGGCGGGTTCGCCAGCCACGTGGTCGTTCCGGCTCGATTCCTGACAGTCGTACCAGAGGCTGCTTTGGCCCAGGCTTCACTGGCCGAACTTTCGGTTATTGCCGATGCCGTATCGACGCCTTACCAGGTTATTGTCAAGAGCGATTTGAAGAAGGATGACTTTGCCGTCGTCATCGGGGTGGGCGGAGTTGGAATCTATGCGGCTCAACTGGCCAGGATACTCGGGGCCAAAGTTCTGGCCCTTGATATTGCGCAGGACAAACTGGATCAGCTTTCCGAAGTGGGTATCTCAAACACTTTGAATATCAAAGGCCTCGACATCCGGGAAACGAAAAAAGCCGTGAAGGCCGGCTGCAAGGAGATGGGTGCTTCGCCGTTTGGCTGGAAGATCTATGAGATGTCGGGAACGAAAGCCGGCCAAGAACTCGCCTACGCTCTTATGGGTATCGCCGGTACTCTGTCGATTGTAGGTTTCACACTCGACAAGCTTGAAGTACGCCTGAGTAATCTTATGGCTTTTGATGGCCAGGTCATCGGTACGTGGGGTTGCAAACCCGAACTCTATACCGATGTTGTCAGTCTGACGGCCGAAGGTAAACTCAAACTCAAGCCATTCACCGAAACATTTCCGCTATCGCAAATCAACGACATATTCGCGCGCACCTTGGAAGGGAAGATGTTGAAGAGATCAGTTCTCATCCCGGATTCCGAAGGTGCCTGA